The following are encoded together in the Scomber japonicus isolate fScoJap1 chromosome 20, fScoJap1.pri, whole genome shotgun sequence genome:
- the LOC128381183 gene encoding caskin-2-like produces the protein MRPLHYAAWQGKADSVLLLLRAGASVNSPSNDGQIPLHLSAQYGHYEVSEMLLQHQSNPCMMNKAKKTPLDLSCEFGRLKVAQLLLSSNMVAALLEGEIGHDSLDAPSTTPLHLAARNGHKDIIKLLLKAGIDINRATKAGTSLHEAALYGKMEVVRLLLDAGINVNMRNTYNQTALDIVNQFTTSTASREIKQLLREASSSLQVRAVKDYWNLHDPTALNLRAGDLIMVLEQHSDGRWKGHIHDTQRGTDRVGFFPPSVVEVLSRRAGGTLSRQASVPCQRVFANRAPPSSHGLAPQTDDSYTLGYDPAGVPPGSQLSTPASPASPTQDIWVLRSSPTGDRNSVGSSGSVGSSRSAGSGQSSESCHKQNGTQNRHNADTGKMAPSAGESGDHHITGADHSKQADGSTGGSRRQVNNTPQKGFVRPEHLLEGKDSEAIYQWLCEFQLEQYTSNFINSGYDVPTISRMTPEDLTAIGVTKPGHRKKISMEIGKLSIPEWLPDYIPADLGEWLSVIGLPQYHKRLCDNGYDSITIVKDITWEDLQEIGITKLGHQKKLMLAVKRLCDLQRSRNHGDRAGGGTLRRKPPAALELVAIEHTPTHNVHPHVRSDAPSDDCCPSPRTPRALLSFQDSELSAELQCAMMGKGGGGSTEVFCIRGVASAAAISAMSLSQESISVRSRGSGNSGNSGNSNSGYPQEHHTAPPSARTSSRSEESLGSGVGEEAKRGGSSPAGRSRQRPTEMWEHQSRSSTPNKLPFSPLTPPLTPSKMPRFAYPAVPPKTKHFQSPNRLYQPQHHQPPSPSSPSSQPSPTQKAFNYLHAQAGGANGAPRVLSKPLPGAVPLLGPRSGQAPADDNHRGPIKKRTQSLTRYALSDGEPDEDEDFGPSCNSTSSAAMPSYATLSRRPGRGHTSASGVQRHINRSHSFAVRSRRKGPPPPPPKRMSSVSGSPVRQSGNGKVAEPDVKGGVETESVGSVRSIAARLEGSSSSSSSPSRRIDMPPTHIPASPVFSPVSSPMQPGTTNIILQHSKPVPALGLGGLRRTGSEKTEGDPDRQRGGSTSSEDKAKKSERTSKSAAASPKHNTGQHLPFAEEGNLTIKQRPRIASVSRSDDEIKTPPEGPVQTPNSLELPEFNLKESDTVKRRHKPKEKGALTPEEASTPNRDQYSHTNSHHAYSDVSDEDAQRIVFHRVGSIGKGLKPPVSCKPSSPLRQTPNSRPTTPQKIVPSEQLSVQTGIPKLTSVQIHTVSPKLGGSINTQTCIPSPKPVRHQQTLMSKPESSQKAAGLSLTRIPQPDTTLTSPTGSNISVVQSVAFTAPSSPASPPSCYPASALPAQASMEVLAQKRLEETSTSLEAALKVVENKLAQGNTMQSSSSTVKAAGNILDDIGNMFDDLADQLDAMLE, from the exons GTTGCTACTCAAAGCCGGCATTGACATCAACAGAGCCACCAAAGCAGGGACGTCTCTGCACGAGGCCGCCCTCTACGGCAAGATGGAAGTAGTGCGGCTGCTGCTTGAT GCGGGCATCAATGTGAACATGCGCAACACATACAACCAAACAGCTCTGGACATCGTCAACCAGTTCACCACCTCAACAGCCAGCAGGGAAATCAAGCAGCTGCTGAGAG aggCATCAAGTTCCCTCCAGGTCAGAGCAGTGAAGGACTACTGGAACCTCCACGACCCCACCGCTCTTAACCTCCGGGCTGGAGACCTCATTATG GTCCTGGAGCAGCACTCAGACGGCCGGTGGAAAGGTCACATCCACGACACCCAGCGGGGGACAGACCGGGTGGGCTTCTTCCCCCCTTCGGTGGTAGAGGTCCTCAGCAGAAGAGCAG GGGGCACTCTCTCCCGTCAAGCCTCTGTGCCATGCCAACGAGTATTTGCCAACAGAGCTCCTCCCTCAAGCCACGGCCTCGCTCCTCAGACTGACGATTCATACACACTCGGCTATGACCCTGCAG gtGTTCCACCTGGCAGTCAGCTCTCAACCCCAGCTAGTCCTGCTAGCCCCACTCAGGACATTTGGGTCCTCAGGAGCTCTCCCACTG gtGACAGAAACAGTGTTGGCAGTTCTGGGAGTGTGGGTAGCAGCCGCAGTGCCGGTAGCGGCCAGAGCTCCGAAAGCTGCCACAAACAAAACGGGACTCAAAATCGCCACAATGCTGACACTGGCAAG AtggctccctctgctggtgaaTCAGGAGATCATCACATTACAGGAGCAGACCACAGCAAACAGGCTGATGGATCCACAG gtGGTTCCCGTCGGCAGGTCAACAACACTCCTCAGAAAGGCTTTGTGAGGCCGGAACACCTTCTGGAGGGCAAG GACTCTGAGGCCATCTACCAGTGGTTGTGTGAATTCCAGTTGGAGCAATACACATCCAACTTCATCAACTCAGGATATGATGTTCCTACCATCAGCAGGATGACCCCTGAG GACCTGACAGCTATTGGAGTGACCAAACCAGGCCACCGTAAGAAGATCTCAATGGAGATTGGCAAGCTGAGCATCCCTGAATGGCTTCCTGATTACATTCCT GCGGACCTGGGGGAATGGCTGAGTGTGATTGGACTGCCTCAGTATCACAAGAGATTATGTGACAATGGCTACGACTCCATCACCATCGTTAAAGACATCACCTGGGAGGACCTGCAGGAGATAGGCATCACCAAATTGG GCCATCAGAAGAAGTTAATGTTAGCAGTGAAGAGACTTTGCGACCTGCAGCGCTCTCGTAACCACGGCGACAGAGCCGGAGGTGGGACTCTTCGCAGAAAGCCCCCCGCTGCTCTGGAGCTGGTGGCCATCGAACACACGCCAACACACAACGTGCACCCTCACGTGCGCTCTGATGCTCCGTCTGACGACTGCTGCCCCTCCCCTCGTACCCCTCGGGCGCTGCTCTCCTTCCAGGACAGCGAGCTGAGTGCTGAACTGCAGTGCGCCATGATGGgcaaggggggaggaggaagcaCGGAGGTGTTCTGCATTAGGGGCGTAGCCTCTGCTGCAGCTATCTCCGCCATGTCTTTGAGTCAGGAGAGCATCAGTGTGCGGTCACGTGGTTCTGGGAATTCTGGTAACTCTGGAAATTCAAATTCAGGATATCCTCAGGAGCACCACACTGCACCACCTTCAGCCAGGACCTCCAGCAGGTCTGAGGAGAGCCTGGGGAGTGGAGTAGGGGAGGAAGCCAAGCGTGGAGGAAGCAGTCCTGCAGGGAGAAGCAGACAAAGACCCACAGAGATGTGGGAGCACCAGAGTCGATCCTCCACCCCCAACAAACTCCCTTTCTCCCCCCTTACTCCTCCACTTACCCCCAGCAAGATGCCCCGCTTCGCCTACCCGGCCGTCCCACCCAAAACCAAACACTTCCAGTCCCCAAACCGCCTCTATCAGCCTCAACACCAccagcccccctccccttcctctccttcctcgcAGCCCTCCCCCACACAGAAAGCCTTCAATTACCTCCATGCCCAGGCAGGAGGCGCCAACGGGGCTCCACGTGTGCTCTCCAAACCTCTGCCTGGAGCTGTCCCTCTGCTGGGTCCCCGGTCTGGACAGGCCCCGGCCGACGACAACCACAGGGGTCCGATCAAGAAGCGCACCCAGAGCCTGACTCGCTACGCCCTGTCCGACGGCGAGCCCGACGAAGACGAAGACTTCGGCCCCTCCTGTAACTCCACCTCCTCCGCCGCCATGCCCTCCTACGCCACCCTGTCACGCAGGCCGGGCCGCGGGCACACGAGCGCCTCGGGGGTCCAACGCCACATCAACCGCAGCCACTCCTTCGCTGTGCGCTCCCGACGCAAAGGCCCGCCCCCGCCTCCACCCAAGAGGATGAGCTCGGTGAGCGGCAGCCCGGTGCGCCAATCGGGGAACGGTAAAGTAGCAGAGCCAGATGTTAAGGGAGGGGTGGAGACGGAGAGCGTGGGCAGCGTGAGGAGCATCGCGGCCAGGCTGGagggaagcagcagcagcagcagcagtccttCCAGGAGGATCGACATGCCCCCAACACACATCCCAGCTTCACCTGTTTTCAGCCCTGTCTCCTCCCCCATGCAGCCCGGGACTACTAACATCATCTTACAGCACTCCAAACCCGTCCCCGCCCTAGGCCTCGGGGGCCTcaggaggacaggaagtgagaaaacTGAAGGAGACCCCGACAGACAAAGAGGCGGAAGCACTTCCTCCGAAGACAAAGcaaagaaaagtgaaagaacATCAAAGAGCGCTGCCGCATCTCCAAAGCACAACACTGGACAACACCTCCCTTTCGCCGAGGAAGGCAACCTCACCATCAAACAGAGACCCAGGATAGCATCTGTCAGTCGCTCGGACGATGAAATCAAGACGCCTCCGGAGGGTCCGGTCCAGACCCCGAACAGCCTGGAGCTCCCAGAGTTCAACCTGAAAGAGTCGGACACGGTTAAAAGACGACACAAACCCAAAGAGAAAGGGGCGTTGACACCCGAGGAGGCGTCAACCCCAAACAGAGACCAGTACTCGCACACCAACAGCCACCATGCATACAGTGATGTCAGTGACGAGGACGCTCAGAGAATTGTTTTCCACAGAGTCGGCTCCATTGGAAAAGGCCTCAAGCCTCCGGTGTCCTGCAAACCCTCCAGTCCTCTCAGACAAACCCCCAACAGCAGACCAACAACCCCACAAAAAATTGTCCCCTCAGAACAACTTAGTGTACAAACAGGCATTCCTAAACTGACCAGCGTCCAGATTCACACGGTGTCACCGAAACTGGGCGGCAGCatcaacacacagacatgtataCCCAGTCCTAAACCTGTCAGACACCAACAGACACTGATGTCCAAACCAGAGAGTTCACAGAAAGCTGCAGGTTTGTCCTTAACAAGAATCCCTCAGCCTGACACCACCCTAACATCACCAACAG GCTCAAACATCAGCGTGGTCCAGAGCGTTGCGTTCACTGCTCCGTCCTCCCCAGCGTCGCCGCCCTCTTGCTACCCCGCCTCAGCTCTACCGGCTCAGGCCAGTATGGAGGTGCTGGCTCAGAAGAGGCTGGAGGAAACGAGTACATCACTGGAGGCTGCGCTCAAAGTGGTGGAGAACAAACTGGCACAGGGGAACACTATGCAGAG cagcagcagcacagtgaaggcagcagggAACATTCTGGACGACATCGGCAACATGTTTGATGACCTGGCCGACCAGCTGGACGCCATGTTGGAGTGA